In Bacilli bacterium, a single genomic region encodes these proteins:
- a CDS encoding substrate-binding domain-containing protein, translated as MKKLLAIYALLIGAFLLYLFYYQMHDSKENPWDNQGLRGEIGEKYVMVTFQAGIDYWKSCLKGFEDAAQALNVSVEFRGSTQYDAHEEMTVLEQVIAKKPAGIALSAINPQMLNATIDKAVDAGIPVVLFDSGAPASKAYSFLGTDNFNAGATAARKMAELLDNKGEVAVITSVNQLNHQERTKGFQDTIVRSFPNMRVVAIKDGKGDRVASREAAQEIMAKHPNLAGIFVTEANGGVGVGEAARYDGKDKKMKIISFDTDKGTLDMVREGTISATLAQGTWNMGYWSLLFLFHLAHGMVQPTNKQTANPLPLYVDTGITVVTEENVDYYYAR; from the coding sequence GTGAAAAAGCTGCTGGCAATCTACGCATTGTTGATTGGCGCTTTTTTGCTGTATTTGTTTTATTACCAAATGCATGATTCCAAGGAAAATCCGTGGGACAATCAGGGACTGCGCGGAGAAATCGGCGAGAAATATGTGATGGTCACCTTCCAGGCAGGCATCGACTATTGGAAGAGCTGTCTGAAAGGATTTGAGGACGCGGCCCAGGCGTTGAATGTTTCCGTCGAGTTTCGCGGCTCGACCCAGTACGACGCGCATGAGGAAATGACGGTGCTGGAGCAGGTCATTGCCAAAAAACCGGCCGGCATTGCGCTTTCGGCGATCAATCCGCAAATGTTGAACGCAACCATCGATAAAGCCGTGGATGCGGGCATTCCGGTTGTGCTATTCGACTCCGGCGCGCCTGCAAGTAAAGCGTATTCATTTCTGGGTACGGACAATTTCAACGCGGGCGCGACGGCGGCCCGCAAAATGGCCGAATTGCTGGACAACAAAGGCGAAGTCGCTGTGATTACATCGGTCAATCAGTTGAACCATCAGGAACGGACGAAAGGATTTCAGGATACGATCGTCCGCTCATTCCCAAACATGCGGGTCGTTGCGATCAAAGACGGCAAAGGGGATCGGGTCGCCTCCAGGGAAGCGGCGCAGGAAATCATGGCGAAGCACCCGAATTTGGCAGGGATTTTCGTCACGGAGGCAAACGGCGGCGTAGGCGTCGGCGAAGCGGCCCGGTATGACGGCAAAGACAAAAAAATGAAAATCATCAGCTTCGATACGGATAAAGGCACGCTAGACATGGTGCGGGAAGGGACAATTTCCGCTACTCTTGCACAGGGAACCTGGAACATGGGCTACTGGTCCCTGCTATTTCTGTTCCATCTGGCGCACGGCATGGTTCAGCCGACGAACAAACAAACCGCAAATCCGTTGCCGCTTTATGTGGATACCGGAATCACGGTGGTAACAGAGGAAAATGTGGATTATTACTACGCCAGGTGA
- a CDS encoding sn-glycerol-1-phosphate dehydrogenase, which yields MIVIKLDIAAINRHFADCGCGCPHARADLEIVVEAGAISRLPEFLREHHVRQICVAVDENTYAAAGENVCKLLHVAGIAANVCMFRANELGDIAADSAAILQLLLGVEDDTDMLVAVGSGTIHDIVRFVAAKTGKPFLSVPTAASVDGFTSAGAPLIVNGVKKTVQAVPPIAVFADLDVLAKAPRALAAAGFGDMLGKFTSLADWLVSRDLGNEPFCPTAYQMTRKALLHCVDKVKDIASGSAQGLKALMDALLLSGISMLVIGHSRPASGGEHHISHMWEMQCLQMRLPQLLHGAKVGVAAVLLADLYRNLGTRGDERAFAAYADLAAGAQLAELLRTVGGPVSPQQLGISRERVLTAMREGPDLRDRATGLKYIRDHHPEWLEGAIS from the coding sequence GTGATCGTCATCAAACTGGATATTGCCGCAATCAATCGTCATTTTGCCGACTGTGGCTGCGGTTGCCCGCATGCGCGCGCGGATTTGGAAATTGTTGTGGAAGCGGGAGCGATATCGCGGCTGCCCGAATTTTTGCGCGAACATCATGTGCGGCAAATCTGTGTTGCCGTTGATGAAAATACGTATGCGGCCGCCGGGGAAAATGTCTGCAAGCTGCTTCATGTGGCTGGAATAGCGGCGAATGTATGCATGTTCCGCGCAAACGAGCTGGGCGATATTGCCGCAGACAGCGCCGCCATTTTGCAATTGCTGCTTGGCGTTGAAGATGACACGGACATGCTTGTTGCCGTTGGTTCCGGCACGATTCATGATATCGTCCGTTTTGTCGCCGCCAAAACAGGCAAGCCATTTTTGTCCGTGCCGACGGCGGCGTCTGTGGACGGGTTTACCTCTGCAGGCGCTCCTTTAATTGTGAACGGAGTGAAAAAAACCGTGCAGGCGGTGCCGCCAATTGCCGTTTTCGCCGATTTGGACGTATTGGCAAAAGCGCCGCGGGCGCTCGCCGCCGCCGGTTTCGGCGACATGCTGGGAAAATTCACGTCGCTTGCCGATTGGCTTGTGTCCCGCGACTTGGGGAACGAGCCGTTCTGCCCCACGGCATATCAAATGACGCGGAAAGCATTGCTTCACTGCGTGGACAAAGTTAAGGACATTGCCTCTGGCAGCGCGCAAGGGCTAAAGGCGCTCATGGACGCATTGCTCCTGTCAGGCATCTCCATGCTGGTGATCGGTCATTCCCGGCCCGCTTCGGGCGGGGAACATCATATTTCCCATATGTGGGAGATGCAGTGTTTGCAGATGCGGCTTCCGCAACTGTTGCATGGAGCGAAAGTCGGGGTTGCCGCCGTATTGCTGGCCGATTTGTACCGGAATTTGGGAACGCGAGGGGATGAGCGGGCGTTTGCGGCATACGCCGATCTCGCCGCGGGCGCGCAATTGGCCGAATTGCTCAGGACGGTAGGCGGCCCTGTTTCCCCGCAGCAATTGGGCATTTCCCGGGAGCGGGTGCTTACGGCAATGCGTGAGGGCCCCGATCTGCGCGACCGGGCAACCGGTTTGAAATATATTCGCGATCATCATCCCGAGTGGCTGGAGGGCGCTATTTCGTGA